Proteins encoded in a region of the Dreissena polymorpha isolate Duluth1 chromosome 6, UMN_Dpol_1.0, whole genome shotgun sequence genome:
- the LOC127834503 gene encoding uncharacterized protein LOC127834503 codes for MLDFEAATWQAIREVFPDAVIRGCVFHFTQRIYRKITTEGLSTAYQQHGDKFEFFRKIMSLPYLPVEQIEPAFNRLMEVAEGVGGPVLRVCEYISRTWIHGSVWRPLNWCVFREEVRTNNDLEGWHRRINARACSANLGLYKLANLLREESETVDLHIRLVSQHLLTKIRRKKYVTIHGRLHQAWDDYEEEKLTTTELLRIISHINALGPSTAVHHMLDDDEA; via the exons ATGTTAGACTTTGAAGCTG CAACTTGGCAGGCGATAAGAGAGGTTTTTCCTGATGCCGTGATACGGGGATGCGTCTTCCACTTTACACAGCGGATATACAGGAAGATCACCACAGAGGGACTGAGTACCGCGTATCAGCAACATGGTGACAAGTTCGAGTTCTTCAGGAAAATTATGTCCCTTCCTTATCTACCAGTTGAACAGATTGAACCGGCATTCAACAGGCTGATGGAGGTAGCTGAAGGAGTCGGGGGTCCCGTACTGCGGGTATGCGAGTACATTTCCCGTACATGGATCCACGGCAGTGTATGGCGACCCCTCAATTGGTGCGTGTTTAGAGAGGAGGTGCGAACGAACAACGACTTGGAAG gATGGCATAGACGCATCAACGCACGAGCGTGTTCAGCCAACCTCGGGCTTTACAAGTTGGCCAACCTTCTCAGAGAGGAATCTGAGACTGTTGATCTTCATATACGGCTGGTGAGCCAGCACCTTCTCACGAAGATCAGGCGGAAGAAGTATGTTACGATACACGGCAGACTGCATCAAGCATGGGATGACTACGAAGAAGAGAAGCTGACAACAACTGAACTTCTGAGGATCATCAGCCACATCAATGCCCTCGGACCATCCACAgcggtccaccacatgctcgacgACGACGAGGCTTGA